Genomic segment of Truepera radiovictrix DSM 17093:
CCGTCGGTCACGCCGTCGCCGAGCGCCTCCCGCAGCTCTACATCGAGTACGTCACCACCGAAGCGTTTACCAACGACCTCATCAACGCTATCCGCGAGGATAGGATGACCGCCTTTCGCGACCGCTACCGGAGCGTCGACGTCCTGCTCGTCGACGACGTGCAATTTATCGCCGGCAAAGAGCGGACCCAAGAGGAATTCTTCCACACCTTTAACGCGCTCTACGAGTCGGGCAAACAGATCATCCTCTCCTCCGACCGCCCCCCTAAAGACATCCCGACGCTTGAAAACCGCCTGCGGAGCCGTTTCGAGTGGGGGCTCATCACCGACATCCAGGCGCCGGAGCTAGAGACGCGCATCGCGATCCTTAAGATGAACGCCGAATACCGCGGCGTCAAAATTCCGCCGGACGTCATCGACTACATCGCTCGGCAGGTGACCTCCAACATCCGCGAGCTCGAGGGGGCGCTCGTCAGGGTCATTCTCTACGCCAGCATGAACCAAGTCGAGCTCAACCGCCAGACGGTTGCCGCCGCCCTCTCCGACGTCTATGCTCCTAGCGAGCTCAACTTGAGCATGGAGGAGATTTTGCGGGCGACCGCCTTTCACTTCGAGGCCGACGCCGAGGACCTCCGTTCAAAAGGCCGCCGCCACGAACTCGTCGTACCGCGGCAGGTCGCCATGTACCTCATGCGCGAGCTGACCTCGCACTCGTATCCCGAGATCGGTCAGTTTTTTAGCGGTCGCGACCACTCGACCGTGGTCTACGCGGTGCAGAAGGTCGGGGAGCAGCTCGCCAAGGACCGCGAGCTCGAGATGCGGATCCAAGCGATCAAAAGCGACCTCCTGTAAACTCATCTAAAAGGTCAGTTTTTCATGATTTTAATTTTTTGCTCATTTCGAGTTGTGGATAAGTCTGTGGATAAGCTGTGGATAAGCTGTGGACAACGCTGTGGATAACGCCCCTATCCGCAGGGCTGTGGATAGCTGTGGATAACTTGCGGGGTTATCCACAGCTCAGGGCGAGTTATCCACAGTTTTATCCACAGCGGCTTTACCGTCTGGAGCGGATTAAACCCCAGTTATCCACACTATCCACAGCCCCTACTATAGAGAAAGGGTTCTGTCTTGATGCCTGATGTTCTCCGTCCCCCCTTTTTAAGCTTAGAGGTTGTGCTCTCATGAATGTCGAGGTACCGAGAAAGGCGTTGGGGGAGGTGCTCGCGCACCTCGAGCGCATCGTGCCGAGCCGTAGCAGCAACCCGAGCCTCAGCTTGCTCCGCCTCGAACTTAGCGACGGCCACCTTACCCTGAGCGGGAGCAACCTCGACCTCGACTTGCAGGCTACCCTCGCCGTGAGTAGTAGCGGTGAGCGCGGTGGCCCGTGGGCCCTGCCAGCTCACGTCTTCGGCCAAGTCGCGCGGGCGCTGCCCGGTGAACTCGTCGAGCTGACGTTTGAGAGCGCCGAGCTCGAGGTGCGTTCGGGAAGCTACGCGACGAAGCTCCAACTCATGACCACCGACTTGCCCGACTTGGTGTTCCCCAACGACCTGCCGGGCCGTTTTTCCGCCGAGCGTTTGGGCGCAGCTCTCAGCCACGTCCGTTACGCCGCCGCCGTCGCCGAGTACCAAGCCATCTTCCGCGGCGTCAAGCTCGAGCTCCACGACGGTCGCACCCGCGCCGTAGCGACCGACGGCTTTCGTCTCGCGTACTATCACCTAGGCGCGTCGACCGGGTTGGCGCAAGACATCGTGATCCCCGCCCGCAGCGCCGACGAGCTCGTAAAGCTGCTCGGCGATGGTGAGACCAAGCTCGGCCTCAGTGAGGGACAGCTGTCACTCGAGACCGGCCCGTATCGGCTCAACGTCAAACTCATGGAGGGGACGTTCCCCGACTACGAACGGGTGATCCCATCGCACTTCCCGGTGAGCATCACCCTCGCCGCGCGTACCCTGCTCGAAGGGGTGCAGCGGGTGGCGGTGATGGCCGACCGCACGGCGAACAACCGCGTCGACCTCTTTGTCCGCGACGGCACCCTGCAGATCACCGCCGAAGGGGCCTATGGGCGCGCTCAGGAGGCGCTCGCCGTCGCGCAGGAGGGGAGCGAGTCGGAGATCGCGCTGGCCTACAACGCCGACTACCTCTTAAGCGCGCTGCGGCCCGTGGGCGGTGACGTGCGCTTCTCCTTCTCCGGCCCGACGAGCCCGAGCGTGCTCGTTAGCCTCGCCGACCCGAGCTATCTGGCGATGGTCGTGCCGCTGAGAACGGGGTAGCCCTAGGGCGCGCCAAGGGGGCGACCTGAGGGTGCGCGGCGGTATAAGCTGGTTGGGGCAGCGGTGTAGCGGCGTCGGTGTAGCTGCTCGCCTTAGCGGTGCGAGGGGTGTCGAGGGCTACCGTTTGACGCCGCCGACCCCGACGTGGGACAGACGGCGCTGGTGAGCACCCCAAAGGTGTTGCCTGCAAAGGAGTGTTATGACACAGATTGAGACGGTCTACGCAGCCGAGCTGCTCGACTCGAGGGGGAACCCCACGGTCGGAGCCACGGTGCGCCTGACGAGCGGCGTTGCGGCCTCTGCAGCAGTCCCCTCGGGCGCCTCGACGGGGATGCACGAGGCGGTCGAGCTGCGTGACGGCGGCGAGCGCTACGGCGGCAAAGGGGTGTTAAAGGCGGTCGCGAACGTTAACGAAACGCTCGCGCCGGCGCTCGTAGGGGTCGACGCGGCCGACCAGAGCGGGCTCGACGCGCTGTTGCTCGAGCTCGACGGCACCCCCAACAAGGCCAACCTGGGCGCCAACGCGCTTCTAGCGGTGTCGCTCGCGGCGGCGCGGGCGGTCGCGCAGACCCTGGAGCTGCCCCTCTACCGCTACCTAGGGGGCGTCGCCGCGCGGACGTTGCCGGTGCCCATGATGAACGTGATCAACGGCGGCAAACACGCCGACAACCGCGTGGACATGCAGGAATTCATGCTGGCGCCGATCGGTTTCGAGCGCTTCTCCGAAGCTTTGCGCGCTGGCGTCGAGACCTTTCACGCGCTTAAAAAGGTGCTCACCAAACGCGGTTACAACACCAACGTCGGCGACGAGGGCGGGTTTGCCCCCGATCTCAAGTCGAACCAAGAGGCCATCGAGGTGATCCTCGAGGCGATCGAAGCGGCGGGGTACACCCCCGGCGACGAGATCGCCATCGCGCTCGACCCCGCCTCGACCGAGTTCTATCGCGACGGCCGCTACCACCTCGAGGCCGAAGGGAAGGTGCTGACGAGCGGCGAGATGATCGCCTACTGGAGCGACTGGGTCTCCCGCTACCCCATCGTATCGGTCGAGGACGGGCTCGCCGAAGACGATTGGGAGGGGTGGGCGGAGCTCACACGGGCGCTCGGCGACCGGTGTCAGCTCGTCGGCGACGACCTCTTCGTCACCAACGTAACGCGGCTGCAGCGCGGCATCGACGAGGGGGTCGGTAACGCGATCCTGGTCAAGGTCAACCAGATCGGCACCCTGACGGAGGCACTAGAGGCGATCGAACTCGCCAAACGCGCGGGTTACCGCAACATGATCTCACACCGCAGCGGCGAGACCGAAGACGCCTTTATCGCCGACCTCGCGGTCGCGGTCAACGCCGGGCAGATCAAAACGGGTTCGGCGAGCCGCAGCGATCGGCTCGCCAAGTACAACCGGCTGCTCCTCATCGAGGCGGAGCTCGGCGAAGCGGCGCGCTTTCTCGGGCGACGCGCGTTCTGATGCGCCAGGTTCGCCGAACCAAGATCGTCGCCACCTTGGGGCCGGCGAGCAGCGACCCCGAGGTCATCAAAAACCTCATCCAGGCGGGGGTCAACGTCTTTCGGCTTAACTTCTCGCACGGCAGCCGCGAGACGCACCAAAACAACATCGCACTGATCCGGCAGGAGGCGGCGCGACTCGGCACCCCCATCGGCGTGCTGCAAGACCTTCAAGGCCCGAAGATCCGCACCACCACCTTTGCCGAGGGCAAGGTCATGCTGACCGCCGGGCAGCGTTTTAACCTGACCTGTGACGACACCTCCCCCGGGGACGCTGCGCGCGTGGGCGTCACCTACCCCAACCTGTTTGCCGACGTCAAGGTCGGCGACACGCTGCTTTTAGACGACGGGCGGCTCGCGCTGCGCGTCACGGCGGTGCGCGGCGAGACCATCGAGACCGAGGTCACCCTCGGGGGGGTGCTCTCGAACAACAAGGGGATCAACATCCCTGACGCTGACCTGTCGATCCCCGCGCTGACCGACAAGGACGTCGAGGACCTGCTCTTTGGAGCGGAGCTCGACGTCGACTGGGTGGCGATGAGCTTCGTGCGGAGCCGCGACGACCTGCTGCTCGCTCGGCACTACCTCGCGAGGGCAGGGTCGCGGGCGAAGCTGATGGCCAAGATTGAAAAGCCGTCGGCGGTCGCCCGCTTCGACGAGATCCTCGCCGAGGTCGACGGCATCATGGTCGCGCGCGGCGATCTGGGGGTCGAGCTCCCCCCCGAGCGGGTACCGATCATTCAAAAGCGCCTGATCCGCGCCTGCGTCGAGGCGGGCAAACCGGTCGTGACCGCGACGCAGATGCTCGAGAGCATGATCTCGAGCCCGACGCCGACGCGCGCGGAGGCCTCCGACGTGGCCAACGCCATCTACGACGGCACCGACGCCATTATGCTCTCGGCCGAGACGGCGGTCGGGAGCTATCCGGTCGAAGCGGTGCGGATGATGGCCCGCATCGCCCTATCGGTCGAGGGGGACGCGAGCTACCAGGCCAACTTGCGCGAGCACTACCCGCAACCCGACAGCACCACGGCCGATGCGGTGTCGCTCGCCGCCTGCCAGATGGCGCACTTTCTCTCCGCCAGGATGATCGTGACCTTTACCTCGTCGGGGACGACGGCGCTGCGCGTGGCGCACAACCGCCCCTCGGCGCCCATCTTGGCGCTGACCCCGAGCGAGCGGGCCTACCGGCAGCTCAGCCTCTCGTGGGGGATCCTGCCGGTATTCTCCGAAGAGATCCATTCGACCGACGAGATGGTCGAGGTCGCCAACGCCAAGATCATCGAGCTGATGAAGCGCACGGCGGGTCTTACCGTCGGCGACCGCTACGTGATCACCGCAGGCGTCCCTTTCGGTATGCGCGGCACCACCAACCTCATCCGTGTCGAGGTGATCCGCGAAACCCCCGGATAGCGTTGAGCGCTCGCTACCGGTCCGCGCACGGCAGCGAGGCGCTTGGGGGCGCTGGCAGCGCGACACCCACCCAAACCAAAAGCGGGCGCAGCTGCGCCCG
This window contains:
- the dnaA gene encoding chromosomal replication initiator protein DnaA, giving the protein MRHENAIWDDILEYVRDKIPEVEFRTWFKQVRPLGIENGVFMIGVPHSFARDWLKNHYSPVLEHALKDLGAASPRVGFQVVSFPTTEQPDIFQPQTTGDDSSQVKRPRLNPKYVFSNFVVGPNNNLASAAALAVAEAPGRAYNPLFIYGDAGLGKTHLMHAVGHAVAERLPQLYIEYVTTEAFTNDLINAIREDRMTAFRDRYRSVDVLLVDDVQFIAGKERTQEEFFHTFNALYESGKQIILSSDRPPKDIPTLENRLRSRFEWGLITDIQAPELETRIAILKMNAEYRGVKIPPDVIDYIARQVTSNIRELEGALVRVILYASMNQVELNRQTVAAALSDVYAPSELNLSMEEILRATAFHFEADAEDLRSKGRRHELVVPRQVAMYLMRELTSHSYPEIGQFFSGRDHSTVVYAVQKVGEQLAKDRELEMRIQAIKSDLL
- the eno gene encoding phosphopyruvate hydratase codes for the protein MTQIETVYAAELLDSRGNPTVGATVRLTSGVAASAAVPSGASTGMHEAVELRDGGERYGGKGVLKAVANVNETLAPALVGVDAADQSGLDALLLELDGTPNKANLGANALLAVSLAAARAVAQTLELPLYRYLGGVAARTLPVPMMNVINGGKHADNRVDMQEFMLAPIGFERFSEALRAGVETFHALKKVLTKRGYNTNVGDEGGFAPDLKSNQEAIEVILEAIEAAGYTPGDEIAIALDPASTEFYRDGRYHLEAEGKVLTSGEMIAYWSDWVSRYPIVSVEDGLAEDDWEGWAELTRALGDRCQLVGDDLFVTNVTRLQRGIDEGVGNAILVKVNQIGTLTEALEAIELAKRAGYRNMISHRSGETEDAFIADLAVAVNAGQIKTGSASRSDRLAKYNRLLLIEAELGEAARFLGRRAF
- the pyk gene encoding pyruvate kinase yields the protein MRQVRRTKIVATLGPASSDPEVIKNLIQAGVNVFRLNFSHGSRETHQNNIALIRQEAARLGTPIGVLQDLQGPKIRTTTFAEGKVMLTAGQRFNLTCDDTSPGDAARVGVTYPNLFADVKVGDTLLLDDGRLALRVTAVRGETIETEVTLGGVLSNNKGINIPDADLSIPALTDKDVEDLLFGAELDVDWVAMSFVRSRDDLLLARHYLARAGSRAKLMAKIEKPSAVARFDEILAEVDGIMVARGDLGVELPPERVPIIQKRLIRACVEAGKPVVTATQMLESMISSPTPTRAEASDVANAIYDGTDAIMLSAETAVGSYPVEAVRMMARIALSVEGDASYQANLREHYPQPDSTTADAVSLAACQMAHFLSARMIVTFTSSGTTALRVAHNRPSAPILALTPSERAYRQLSLSWGILPVFSEEIHSTDEMVEVANAKIIELMKRTAGLTVGDRYVITAGVPFGMRGTTNLIRVEVIRETPG
- the dnaN gene encoding DNA polymerase III subunit beta, which gives rise to MNVEVPRKALGEVLAHLERIVPSRSSNPSLSLLRLELSDGHLTLSGSNLDLDLQATLAVSSSGERGGPWALPAHVFGQVARALPGELVELTFESAELEVRSGSYATKLQLMTTDLPDLVFPNDLPGRFSAERLGAALSHVRYAAAVAEYQAIFRGVKLELHDGRTRAVATDGFRLAYYHLGASTGLAQDIVIPARSADELVKLLGDGETKLGLSEGQLSLETGPYRLNVKLMEGTFPDYERVIPSHFPVSITLAARTLLEGVQRVAVMADRTANNRVDLFVRDGTLQITAEGAYGRAQEALAVAQEGSESEIALAYNADYLLSALRPVGGDVRFSFSGPTSPSVLVSLADPSYLAMVVPLRTG